The following proteins come from a genomic window of Coffea arabica cultivar ET-39 chromosome 11c, Coffea Arabica ET-39 HiFi, whole genome shotgun sequence:
- the LOC113715405 gene encoding 2-methylene-furan-3-one reductase, whose translation METLLSSTTLQLKPTPLHLQPFNSFFPKETLLSSSVFELKYSRKSKLGVHKGTLSQGSAFKVFASSQAAPASAEVSTSSSIPPSMKAWVYSEYGGVEVLKFDDNVAVPEIKDDQVLIKVAAAALNPIDFKRRLGKFKATDSPLPTVPGYDVAGVVVKVGSQVKGLKGGDEVYGDINEKALEGPKQFGSLAEYTAVEEKLLALKPKGIDFVQAAALPLAIETAYEGLERAGFSAGKSVLVLGGAGGVGSLVIQLAKHVFGASKVAATSSTGKLELLRSLGADLAIDYTKENFEDLPEKFDVVYDAVGQGEKAAKAVKEGGNVVFLTGAVVPPGFRFVVTSNGGTLTKLNAFLESGQVKPVVDPKGPFAFSKVVEAFSYLETNRATGKVVIHPIP comes from the exons ATGGAAACTCTCCTCTCCTCCACAACTCTTCAGCTCAAACCCACACCTCTTCATCTTcaacctttcaattctttttttcccaaagaaacccttttgagttCTTCTGTATTCGAACTaaaatatagcagaaaatcaAAACTTGGTGTTCATAAAGGCACATTGTCTCAAGGGTCAGCTTTTAAAGTCTTTGCTAGTTCCCAGGCTGCACCTGCATCAGCTGAAGTTTCGACAAGCTCTTCAATACCCCCTTCAATGAAGGCTTGGGTTTATAGTGAATATGGAGGAGTTGAAGTTTTGAAGTTTGATGACAATGTTGCAGTGCCTGAAATTAAGGATGATCAAGTCCTGATTAAGGTCGCTGCAGCTGCTTTAAACCCTATTGATTTCAAGAGGAGACTTGGCAAATTCAAGGCCACTGATTCACCTCTTCCA ACCGTTCCAGGTTATGATGTTGCTGGTGTGGTAGTTAAAGTGGGTAGCCAAGTAAAGGGCCTTAAAGGAGGAGATGAAGTATACGGGGATATCAATGAGAAAGCATTAGAAGGACCTAAACAGTTTGGGTCACTGGCAGAATATACTGCTGTGGAGGAGAAGCTATTGGCTCTGAAACCCAAGGGCATTGATTTCGTTCAGGCTGCGGCTCTTCCTCTTGCAATAGAAACAGCCTATGAAGGCCTGGAAAGGGCTGGATTTTCTGCTGGCAAATCCGTCCTTGTTTTGGGAGGTGCTGGTGGTGTTGGATCCCTCGTTATTCAG CTGGCAAAACATGTCTTTGGTGCTTCGAAAGTAGCAGCTACTTCTAGCACTGGAAAATTGGAGTTGCTTAGAAGCCTGGGTGCTGATTTGGCAATTGACTATACCAAGGAGAACTTTGAAGACCTACCAGAGAAATTCGACGTGGTTTATGATGCAGTTG GGCAGGGTGAGAAGGCAGCAAAGGCAGTGAAGGAAGGGGGCAATGTGGTGTTCCTAACTGGTGCTGTCGTGCCTCCGGGCTTCAGATTTGTGGTGACTTCTAATGGTGGAACTTTGACAAAACTCAATGCATTCCTTGAGAGTGGACAAGTGAAACCAGTAGTGGATCCCAAAGGACCATTCGCGTTTTCAAAGGTTGTTGAAGCTTTCTCTTACCTTGAAACAAACCGAGCTACAGGAAAGGTAGTCATACATCCAATTCCATGA
- the LOC113715458 gene encoding uncharacterized protein, with translation MLGSEFHAFLVNFPKQVQKYLKLNSKTSKEDDRTTSSASTDSNDKDSSIAAKVNLEKQLQAWKENPIWVNSTPEVKVSVPKGSLCNLNVKVNIGLPPDAVYDIIIDPDNRRVFKNIKEVISRRVLVDEGLRQVVELEQAALWRFLWWSGTISVHVLVDQNREDHSMKFKQIKTGFMKRFEGHWKVEPILVDEQLCHSVGPKTLEEYDSCTKGKGRIASEVSLDQLIQPAIVPPPPFSWYLRGITAKTTEMIINDLVAEAARIKGFSTTEFSQVPLGSSEGSFDEGMLSYDIKERWALRRRNAKHSRRRLSDGS, from the exons ATGCTTGGTTCAGAATTTCATGCCTTTCTAGTGAACTTCCCTAAGCAAGTGCAAAAGTATCTGAAG TTAAATTCTAAGACATCAAAGGAAGATGACAGAACCACAAGCTCAGCCAGCACTGATAGCAATGACAAAGATTCATCAATTGCCGCAAAAGTCAATTTGGAGAAGCAGTTGCAAGCTTGGAAAGAGAATCCTATTTGGGTTAATTCTACCCCAGAAGTAAAG GTTAGTGTTCCTAAAGGTTCTCTTTGCAATTTGAATGTGAAAGTAAATATTGGGCTGCCTCCAGATGCTGTATATGACATTATCATTGATCCGGATAACAGAAGGGTCTTCAAGAACATTAAG GAAGTCATATCAAGGAGGGTATTAGTTGATGAAGGTCTAAGGCAGGTGGTTGAATTGGAGCAAGCTGCACTGTGGAGGTTTCTTTGGTGGTCGGGAACCATTTCTGTTCATGTATTAGTGGATCAGAACAGAGAAGATCACTCG ATGAAGTTCAAGCAAATCAAAACGGGGTTCATGAAAAGATTCGAAGGTCACTGGAAAGTGGAACCTATACTGGTGGACGAACAATTATGCCATTCCGTCGGACCTAAAACTCTGGAGGAATATGATTCATGCACTAAAGGCAAAGGAAGGATTGCATCAGAAGTGAGCTTGGATCAGCTCATACAACCAGCTATTGTCCCTCCTCCCcctttttcttggtatcttagAGGAATCACGGCAAAGACCACGGAGATGATCATAAATGATTTGGTTGCTGAAGCTGCCAGGATTAAAGGATTCTCCACAACTGAATTTTCGCAAGTTCCACTTGGGTCATCTGAGGGAAGTTTTGATGAAGGCATGCTATCATATGACATTAAAGAAAGATGGGCTTTAAGAAGGAGAAATGCAAAGCATTCTCGTAGAAGGCTTTCAGATGGGAGTTGA